GGTTCAGAGACAGGCTGTGGGAGGGATGCTCCACGCCTAGCCCCGCTGGGCACCCCgctttgcaaaacagcaaaGGGGACCTGGTGCTTCCTTGGGCTCCATGGCAGAGCAAGGGGACATGGTCAtcgtccctgtccccagccagccctctcccagcagctggtgggGCTCTGCCTCCCGCAGCCCCTCGTGCCGGCCCTTCTGCCTTCGTTAAGTGTCTGGGAAGTGCCATGGGGGTGGCCATGGTGGCTGTGGGTTTCCCGGGCTGCCAGGGGGCTTGGGCTGCTGGGGGGATGCTCTGGGGCTCAGGCTCCCCCATTTTTCTCCCCGCAGGTACTATGCCACCGTGCACCCCCTGAAGAAGCGCATCTCGGTTACCAGCTGCATCTCTGTGGTGGGGGGCATCTGGCTGCTCTCCTGCGGGCTGGTGGCCCCCGCCATCGCCCACACGTACCACGTGGAGTTTCAGCAGGAGGGCTTCGCCATCTGCGAGGAGTTCTGGATGGAGAAGGAGACTCAGCGCCTGGCCTACGCCTACGGCACCCTGATCGTCACCTACATCCTGCCCCTCTCTGCCGTTTCCCTCTCCTACATCTGCATCTCGGTGAAGCTGAGGAACCGCGTTGTGCCCGGCCACCCCACGCAGAGCCAAGCCGAGTTCGACCgcctgaggaagaggaagatctTCCGCCTCATTGTGCTGGTGGTGGCAGCCTTCGGGGTCTGCTGGCTCCCCATCCACGTCTTCAACATCATCCGGGACATCGACATCAACCTCATCAACAAGCACTACTTCCTCCTCATCCAACTGCTCTGCCACTGGTTTGCCATGAGCTCCTCCTGCTGCAACCCCTTCCTCTACGCCTGGCTGCACGACCGCTTCCGTGGGGAGCTCCGGAAGATGTTCACCTGTAAGAGGAAGATCATCCCTTCCAAGAACTGTGGGGCTGCTGGCGGCGTGCTCTGAGGCTGGGGTCCCACTCCCCAGACCCTCCGCGGCCGTGCACTTTGTCCCGTGCATGGCAGAGCTTTCCCCGCTGCCGGAGGGTCAGGGATGCCTGTCCTGCCTGTGGAACCGGAGGCAAATGTGGCCCTTCTGCCTGCCCAGGGGTTTGCAGCACTCGCTGCAGCATCTTTCCCTATGCCTGCCCTGCATTGGGGTGCTCGGCTCTGCTCCCTTCCTGCCCTGAGCTCCCTTTGCCTCCAGGACAGCAGCCAGCACGaccaaaaatgcatttgctaCAGCTCTTCCCTGCAACATTGCCACAGCTGTCACCAGCTGCGCATCCATgaccccac
This genomic stretch from Phalacrocorax aristotelis chromosome 24, bGulAri2.1, whole genome shotgun sequence harbors:
- the LOC142048157 gene encoding prolactin-releasing peptide receptor-like gives rise to the protein MEPDGDRDVINATVYELALQNRSNTSVQFIGVQLIQSFKPLIIPCYTLVVLVGVFGNYLLLYVICKTKKMHNVTNFFIGNLAFSDMLMCATCVPFTLAYAFNPQGWVFGKFLCYFVFLMQPMTVYVSVFTLTAIAVDRYYATVHPLKKRISVTSCISVVGGIWLLSCGLVAPAIAHTYHVEFQQEGFAICEEFWMEKETQRLAYAYGTLIVTYILPLSAVSLSYICISVKLRNRVVPGHPTQSQAEFDRLRKRKIFRLIVLVVAAFGVCWLPIHVFNIIRDIDINLINKHYFLLIQLLCHWFAMSSSCCNPFLYAWLHDRFRGELRKMFTCKRKIIPSKNCGAAGGVL